The following are from one region of the Salvia hispanica cultivar TCC Black 2014 chromosome 1, UniMelb_Shisp_WGS_1.0, whole genome shotgun sequence genome:
- the LOC125202151 gene encoding wall-associated receptor kinase-like 14, translated as MKLRFHNCILLIAIHTILTIAHSSAALCNHTCGHRKLPFPFGFSSACQIQLNCSGNGTILAADFPVQSVNSKTILVNLPAVCGRPVEALRRLFTANLAPTSHNAVLLHDCRNQSSGCLIPTTMVQTHFERLDCDAGNATVSCYSEPGNTTSFIDYASLKRSGCRSLFSAISMEAYSNSSSVSLDVQVVRVGWWLRGGCRCSRNARCVRVSPPDQTTAYRCECFEGFDGDGFLDGVGCRKESQACNPSNYLSGRCGGTTRVVVLVGGVGAGASLMVTLSLLFYFIRKRSKLKSRSKKSKNLLETSGITIPIYSYKEVEKAADSFSEKRRLGNGAYGTVYRGKLNNDTTVAIKRIRHRDSVDQVINEIKLLSSVSHPNLVRLLGCSIDNEEQILVYDFMPNGTLSQHLHREKGPVLPWPVRLTIAAETAQAISYLHNEMNPPIYHRDIKSSNILLDGDYRSKVADFGLSRLGMVESSHISTAPQGTPGYLDPQYHQHFHLSDKSDVYSFGVVLVEIITGLRVVDFARPQNEVNLAALAVDRIGKGCLDEIIDPFLRPSIDLSVHKVAELAFRCLAFHRDMRPTMMEVAIELEQIRMSKWGLMNVMVKKHEYDVVGFFSSTNSMDTVTDCSPVSAAESWQSDQSSPSSNSLLNRAPS; from the exons atgaaattaagatTCCACAATTGTATCCTCTTGATTGCAATTCACACAATCCTGACGATCGCACACTCATCGGCCGCGTTGTGCAACCACACATGCGGCCACCGGAAACTCCCGTTCCCCTTCGGCTTCTCCTCCGCCTGCCAAATCCAGCTCAACTGCTCCGGCAACGGCACCATCCTCGCCGCCGACTTCCCCGTCCAATCGGTCAACTCAAAAACCATCCTAGTCAACCTCCCGGCCGTCTGCGGCCGCCCCGTGGAGGCCCTCCGCCGCCTCTTCACGGCGAACCTCGCCCCGACCTCCCACAACGCCGTCCTCCTCCACGACTGCCGGAATCAGAGCAGCGGCTGCCTGATCCCGACGACGATGGTGCAGACTCACTTCGAGCGGCTCGACTGCGACGCCGGGAACGCCACCGTCAGCTGCTACTCGGAGCCTGGCAATACGACGTCGTTTATCGACTACGCTAGTCTCAAGAGGAGCGGATGCAGATCGCTGTTCTCGGCGATTTCGATGGAGGCTTATTCGAATAGCTCGTCGGTTTCGCTGGATGTTCAGGTCGTCAGAGTCGGGTGGTGGCTCCGCGGGGGCTGCCGCTGCTCCAGGAATGCCAGGTGCGTTCGTGTCTCGCCGCCTGATCAAACGACGGCGTATCGGTGCGAGTGCTTTGAGGGCTTCGACGGTGATGGCTTTCTCGACGGAGTTGGATGCCGGAAAG AATCACAAGCATGTAATCCTTCGAACTACTTGTCCGGCAGATGTGGAGGAACAACCAGAGTTGTTGTTCTAGTTGGAG GTGTCGGAGCAGGTGCCTCATTAATGGTGACTTTAAGTCTCTTGTTCTACTTCATTCGTAAAAGATCAAAACTAAAAAGCCGAAGCAAGAAAAGCAAAAATCTATTGGAAACAAGTGGAATAACAATCCCCATCTATTCCTACAAGGAAGTGGAGAAGGCCGCCGACTCATTCTCCGAGAAGAGAAGGCTCGGCAACGGCGCCTATGGTACGGTCTACCGCGGTAAACTGAACAACGACACCACGGTCGCCATCAAGCGAATCCGCCACAGAGACAGCGTCGACCAAGTCATCAACGAGATCAAACTCCTCTCCTCCGTCAGCCACCCCAACCTCGTCCGCCTCCTTGGCTGCTCCATCGACAACGAGGAGCAGATCCTCGTGTACGACTTCATGCCCAACGGGACCCTCTCTCAGCACCTGCACCGAGAGAAGGGCCCCGTCCTGCCCTGGCCCGTCCGCCTCACCATTGCCGCGGAAACGGCCCAGGCCATCTCATATCTTCACAATGAAATGAATCCTCCCATATACCACAGGGACATCAAGTCAAGCAACATCCTCTTGGACGGGGACTACCGGTCCAAGGTGGCGGATTTTGGACTCTCCCGGCTTGGGATGGTCGAGTCCTCCCACATCTCCACCGCGCCTCAAGGTACCCCAGGGTACCTTGATCCGCAGTACCATCAGCATTTCCATCTCTCGGACAAGAGCGACGTGTACAGCTTTGGCGTGGTGTTGGTCGAGATCATCACCGGGCTGAGAGTCGTGGACTTCGCCCGGCCTCAGAATGAGGTCAATCTGGCTGCTCTGGCTGTGGATCGGATTGGGAAAGGGTGTTTGGATGAGATCATCGACCCGTTTCTTCGACCGAGCATTGATTTGTCAGTCCATAAGGTGGCTGAGCTGGCGTTCAGATGCCTGGCTTTCCATAGGGACATGAGGCCTACCATGATGGAAGTGGCGATTGAGTTGGAGCAGATAAGGATGAGTAAATGGGGATTAATGAATGTGATGGTTAAGAAGCATGAGTACGACGTCGTCGGCTTCTTTAGCAGCACGAATTCGATGGATACGGTCACCGACTGTAGTCCTGTTTCTGCAGCGGAGTCGTGGCAGAGTGATCAAAGCTCGCCGTCTTCGAATAGTCTGCTAAATCGCGCACCGAGTTGA
- the LOC125192579 gene encoding protein JINGUBANG-like: MAGNNMVHPDPNLSSSSADTDDYRNSSFNGYDPNRNSGEGSPMMMSPWNQPGPFGSAWSASTKQQQLQNSLIGSLVREEGHIYSLAAKDEILYTGSDSKNIRVWKSMKDFSAFKSNSGLVKAIIIADNKIFTGHQDGKIRVWKISAKNPSVYKRSGTMPTFFDIFKASIKPGNYVETRRKKSAVWIKHTDAISCLSMDKDTGMLYSASWDKTFKVWRPENSKCVESVKAHDDAVNSVVASTGAMVYTGSADGKVKAWKREQKGKSCKHTLVKTLLTQESAVTALAVSDTDKVVYSGSSDGVVNFWEVEKQLAHGGVLKGHKLAVLCLAAAGSLVFSGSADKTICVWRREGQAHTCLSVLTGHTGPVKCLAVEKDKEDDKWVVYSGSLDKSVKVWSVSEMAPDMQQMQNSNFDWESSSIPSAKY, from the exons ATGGCAGGTAACAACATGGTGCACCCAGATCCCAACCTGTCGTCCTCGAGCGCCGACACCGATGACTACCGCAACAGCAGCTTCAATGGCTACGACCCCAACCGCAACAGCGGCGAGGGCTCCCCAATGATGATGTCCCCTTGGAACCAGCCCGGCCCCTTCGGCAGCGCCTGGTCCGCCTCGACCAAGCAGCAGCAACTCCAGAACAGCCTCATCGGCTCCCTCGTCCGCGAGGAAGGCCACATCTACTCCCTCGCGGCCAAGGACGAAATCCTCTACACGGGCTCCGACAGCAAGAACATCCGCGTTTGGAAGAGCATGAAGGACTTTTCCGCCTTCAAGTCCAACAGCGGCCTCGTTAAGGCCATCATTATCGCTGACAACAAGATCTTCACCGGCCACCAGGACGGAAAGATCCGCGTCTGGAAGATTAGTGCTAAGAACCCGAGCGTGTACAAGCGCTCAGGCACAATGCCCACTTTCTTTGACATCTTTAAAGCGTCCATCAAGCCCGGGAACTACGTTGAGACCCGGCGCAAGAAGAGCGCCGTGTGGATCAAGCACACGGACGCCATTTCGTGCCTCAGCATGGATAAGGACACCGGGATGCTGTACTCGGCTTCCTGGGATAAGACGTTTAAAGTGTGGCGGCCGGAGAATTCGAAATGTGTGGAGTCTGTTAAGGCGCACGACGACGCGGTTAATTCTGTGGTGGCGAGCACCGGGGCGATGGTGTATACGGGCTCTGCCGATGGGAAGGTGAAGGCGTGGAAGAGGGAGCAAAAGGGGAAGTCGTGCAAGCATACGCTGGTGAAGACTCTGCTTACGCAAGAGTCGGCGGTGACGGCGCTGGCCGTCAGCGACACGGATAAG GTAGTTTACTCAGGATCATCCGACGGGGTGGTGAACTTCTGGGAGGTAGAGAAGCAGTTGGCACACGGAGGGGTTCTGAAGGGGCACAAGCTGGCGGTGCTATGCCTGGCGGCAGCCGGGAGCTTGGTGTTCAGTGGGTCGGCGGACAAGACGATATGCGTGTGGAGGAGGGAGGGTCAGGCGCACACGTGCCTATCAGTGCTGACGGGGCACACAGGGCCGGTGAAGTGCTTGGCAGTGGAGAAGGACAAGGAGGACGACAAATGGGTGGTGTACAGTGGGAGCCTTGATAAGTCGGTTAAGGTGTGGAGTGTGTCGGAGATGGCGCCGGACATGCAGCAGATGCAAAACAGCAATTTTGATTGGGAGTCTAGTTCAATACCATCAGCCAAATATTGA